From the Clarias gariepinus isolate MV-2021 ecotype Netherlands chromosome 3, CGAR_prim_01v2, whole genome shotgun sequence genome, one window contains:
- the rp9 gene encoding retinitis pigmentosa 9 protein: MSDRKRRREERDERRDKKRPKDTREEEKYHKHTVKLSQEVQKLKHVETFYEQPPPGLIKEDEEKPEDCIPDAPGNEHARDFLAHAPTRGLWMPLGKEVKVMQCWRCKRYGHRTGDRECPFFIKGNQKLEHFRVAHEDPMYDIIRENKRNEKETRIEQLRQLLQDTTSDSDSSPSSSSHHAHQKKKKKKKDKKKKKKKKKQKNKKHKSSKSSESSD, from the exons ATGTCAGACAGAAAGCGacggagagaagagagagacgAAAGACGAGACAAAAAGAGACCGAAGGACACAAGAGAGGAGGAGAAGTACCACAAACACACTGTGAAGCTCAGTCAGGAGGTGCAGAAACTCAAACATGTGGAGACTTT CTATGAGCAACCTCCTCCTGGACTGATAAAG GAAGATGAAGAGAAACCAGAGGACTGTATTCCTGATGCCCCTGGAAACGAGCACGCCAGGGACTTCCTGGCTCACGCCCCCACCAGGGGCCTGTGGATGCCTCTGGGCAAGGAGGTGAAAGTCATGCAGT GCTGGAGATGCAAGCGTTACGGCCACAGGACCGGAGACCGAGAATGTCCCTTCTTCATCAAAGGCAATCAGAAACTGGAGCATTTCAGAGTG GCACATGAAGACCCGATGTATGACATCATTAGGGAAAACAAGCGCAACGAGAAGGAGACgag GATCGAGCAGTTGAGGCAGCTCCTACAGGATACAACATCCGACTCAGACTCCAGCCCCTCATCCTCTTCTCACCACGCCcaccagaagaagaagaaaaagaaaaaggataagaagaagaagaaaaagaagaagaaacaaaagaataagaagCACAAGTCCTCAAAGAGTAGTGAAAGCTCAGACTGA